In the genome of Thermoplasmata archaeon, one region contains:
- a CDS encoding chromosome segregation protein ScpA, which produces MDGNIRIEDLEQHLLFHKAMSENTETYQRIGGYMDILSKAESGEKLPDPVDEAIRSVFSLVLENGIDPWEIDLSEFVRLYNNKVVADSFDMIVAGKLMLMAWKILRMQSDSTRVRSEPPVQDFEMDIDDSFFYESEDDMVVPEVVLTGAFQREPMRPVTMYELIDAFEEAREEIEVQQERERVRRELKAKEPSKFDNKAHEEDDQRDVEEVWERIQKLGMGQICIEDLYTNDLKENLKTFVSILHLVRVGRLDVWQETLPYGDIFVEIITEGASGTIEDSTGRIEAVM; this is translated from the coding sequence ATGGATGGGAACATTAGGATTGAGGACTTGGAGCAGCACCTGCTGTTCCACAAGGCAATGAGCGAGAACACCGAGACCTATCAGAGGATAGGCGGATACATGGACATCCTGTCGAAGGCGGAGTCCGGGGAGAAGCTCCCCGACCCGGTCGACGAGGCCATCAGGTCCGTATTCAGCCTGGTGCTGGAGAACGGGATCGACCCCTGGGAGATCGACCTGTCGGAGTTCGTGAGACTGTACAACAACAAGGTGGTGGCCGATTCCTTCGACATGATCGTGGCCGGAAAGCTGATGCTGATGGCATGGAAGATCCTCAGGATGCAGTCGGATTCCACCAGGGTCAGGTCGGAACCCCCTGTCCAGGACTTCGAGATGGACATCGACGACAGCTTCTTCTACGAGAGCGAGGACGACATGGTCGTTCCCGAGGTCGTGCTCACCGGAGCATTCCAGAGGGAGCCGATGCGCCCGGTCACCATGTACGAGCTCATAGACGCCTTCGAGGAGGCCAGGGAGGAGATCGAGGTCCAGCAGGAGAGGGAGCGCGTAAGGCGCGAGCTCAAGGCGAAGGAGCCCTCCAAGTTCGACAACAAGGCTCACGAGGAGGACGACCAGAGGGACGTCGAGGAGGTCTGGGAGAGGATCCAGAAGCTCGGTATGGGCCAGATATGCATCGAGGACCTGTACACCAACGACCTGAAGGAGAACCTCAAGACATTCGTATCCATACTGCACCTGGTAAGGGTAGGACGTCTCGATGTATGGCAGGAGACCCTGCCCTACGGGGACATCTTCGTGGAGATCATCACCGAGGGTGCATCAGGCACCATCGAGGACAGCACGGGACGCATCGAAGCGGTGATGTGA
- the mtnA gene encoding S-methyl-5-thioribose-1-phosphate isomerase — MKATVDGQKCDIRAVWYENCKVRMIDQRELPAKIVIVDFDNYLDIAEAIRNMTTRGAPSIGATAAYAMCMAALKGCDLDKAAADIKAARPTANDLFYAVDYMYEKLKQGEKPAKAANDYAQMMVDKCTKIGEYGAELIKDGMTLMTHCNAGALATVDVGTALAPMRKAKEQGKKFFVYASETRPRLQGMQLTAWELNQEGIDHAIIPDGASAYYMSKGVDMIITGADRIAENGDFANKIGTFDKAIVAKHFGIPFYVAAPISTFDFNTKTGKDIVIEERSETEVTMLQGIRIAPVGSKAKNPAFDVTPAELVTGFITEKGILKPSEIHKVR; from the coding sequence ATGAAGGCCACAGTAGATGGACAGAAATGCGATATCAGAGCAGTATGGTATGAGAACTGTAAGGTCCGCATGATCGATCAGAGGGAACTCCCAGCAAAGATCGTCATTGTGGATTTCGATAATTATCTGGACATAGCGGAGGCCATTCGCAACATGACGACGCGCGGTGCGCCGTCCATAGGCGCCACAGCGGCATACGCGATGTGCATGGCGGCACTGAAGGGATGCGACCTGGACAAAGCAGCGGCGGACATCAAGGCCGCGAGACCCACGGCCAATGACCTGTTCTACGCCGTCGACTACATGTATGAGAAGCTGAAGCAGGGAGAGAAACCCGCCAAGGCAGCGAACGATTACGCACAGATGATGGTCGACAAATGCACCAAGATCGGAGAGTACGGGGCAGAGCTCATCAAGGACGGAATGACCCTCATGACTCACTGCAACGCAGGAGCACTGGCCACCGTGGATGTCGGTACCGCCCTAGCACCTATGAGGAAAGCGAAGGAACAGGGCAAGAAGTTCTTCGTGTACGCATCGGAGACCAGGCCCCGTCTGCAGGGAATGCAGCTCACCGCCTGGGAGCTAAACCAGGAGGGCATCGACCATGCCATCATCCCCGATGGAGCATCAGCCTACTACATGTCCAAGGGAGTCGATATGATCATCACCGGAGCCGACAGGATAGCCGAGAACGGGGACTTCGCCAACAAGATCGGAACCTTCGACAAGGCCATAGTAGCGAAGCACTTCGGCATCCCCTTCTACGTCGCCGCACCCATCTCCACATTCGATTTCAACACCAAGACCGGAAAGGACATCGTTATCGAGGAGAGGTCCGAGACGGAGGTTACGATGCTGCAGGGCATCAGGATCGCGCCTGTGGGATCCAAGGCTAAGAATCCGGCCTTCGATGTCACACCGGCAGAACTGGTGACCGGATTCATCACCGAGAAGGGCATACTGAAGCCCAGCGAGATCCATAAGGTGAGGTAA
- the speB gene encoding agmatinase, translated as MSYGLGYAGADSEYEDADIVIFGVQYDHTACFKAGAREGPTAIRRASYNFEEIHFEHGVHQELPAICDYGNVDDFVMPEDMVQEVDFAVGPAIRDGKFPITIGGEHSVNIPVVKNFNADDIAVISIDAHLDSRDEYLGTPLSHACIMRRAADHVGVENTYVLGCRAIGEEELDRDDVIPFISAYDIFDNGIEWAIKKALDSVKHEYIYLTIDIDGIDPAYAPGTGTPEPFGLHPYDVKKVINAVGDRLVGFDVCEVCPPADPAGITSILAARLINEAVAVHAKNLRQ; from the coding sequence ATATCATACGGACTCGGATATGCGGGAGCGGACTCGGAATACGAGGACGCTGACATCGTCATATTCGGAGTCCAGTATGACCATACCGCCTGCTTCAAAGCGGGCGCAAGGGAGGGACCCACCGCCATCAGGCGGGCCTCCTATAATTTTGAAGAGATTCATTTCGAGCACGGCGTCCATCAGGAACTGCCTGCGATATGCGATTACGGGAACGTCGACGACTTCGTCATGCCCGAGGACATGGTACAGGAAGTCGATTTCGCGGTCGGACCTGCCATCAGAGACGGCAAGTTCCCGATCACCATCGGCGGAGAGCATTCTGTGAACATCCCCGTCGTGAAGAACTTCAACGCAGATGACATAGCGGTGATATCCATCGATGCCCACCTGGATTCCAGGGACGAGTATCTCGGAACACCCCTCAGCCATGCCTGCATCATGAGGCGTGCGGCAGACCATGTCGGTGTGGAGAACACCTACGTTCTAGGATGCCGCGCCATCGGAGAGGAAGAGCTGGACAGGGACGACGTGATCCCTTTCATCAGCGCCTATGACATCTTCGACAACGGCATCGAATGGGCAATAAAGAAGGCTCTCGACAGCGTCAAACACGAATACATCTACCTGACGATAGACATCGACGGCATAGACCCTGCTTATGCTCCGGGTACCGGAACTCCGGAGCCCTTCGGTCTGCACCCCTACGATGTCAAGAAGGTCATCAACGCAGTGGGCGACAGACTTGTAGGTTTCGATGTATGCGAAGTGTGCCCTCCGGCGGACCCCGCGGGAATAACATCAATTCTTGCCGCCAGACTCATCAACGAAGCGGTTGCGGTCCACGCCAAGAATCTCAGGCAGTGA
- the scpB gene encoding SMC-Scp complex subunit ScpB, with product MNVKGAVEAALYSSSETLRISDIAAKTGFPVEEVRTAILDLRREYEERDSAIQIAKIGTEYRMMLRPEYTEVTGTFAKAELSGGALRTLTAIAYYQPVLQSKLLELRGPRVYDDVHTLVDMDFVAKKRAGNTWELTTTKKFAEYFGIGSTRPTDIKKWIKERATNLQEEPGKE from the coding sequence GTGAACGTCAAGGGAGCAGTCGAGGCGGCGCTCTACTCCAGTTCCGAGACCCTCCGCATATCCGATATCGCGGCAAAGACAGGATTCCCTGTCGAGGAGGTCAGGACCGCCATCCTGGACCTGCGCAGGGAATACGAGGAGAGGGATTCCGCAATCCAGATCGCCAAGATAGGTACCGAGTACAGGATGATGCTCAGACCCGAGTACACCGAAGTGACCGGCACCTTCGCCAAAGCGGAACTCTCCGGAGGCGCACTGCGCACCCTGACCGCCATCGCATACTATCAGCCTGTGCTCCAGTCCAAGCTCCTGGAGCTGCGCGGGCCCCGCGTGTATGACGATGTTCACACCCTCGTGGACATGGACTTCGTCGCCAAGAAGAGGGCCGGGAACACCTGGGAACTGACCACCACCAAGAAGTTCGCGGAGTATTTCGGCATCGGCAGCACCAGGCCCACTGACATCAAGAAATGGATCAAGGAGAGGGCCACCAACCTGCAGGAAGAGCCCGGCAAGGAATGA
- a CDS encoding translation initiation factor IF-5A — translation MWEMKEIRELKEGRYVNVDEEPCKIVKITTSKPGKHGSAKANIDAVSIFTGAKKSIVGPVSTKVQVPMIDKRKGQILSITGDEALVMDLETFENLSIVINSDAEQKIEEGAEVLYLVAMGRYKFM, via the coding sequence ATGTGGGAGATGAAAGAGATCAGAGAGCTGAAAGAGGGAAGGTACGTCAACGTTGACGAGGAACCTTGTAAAATCGTCAAGATTACGACATCCAAGCCCGGAAAGCACGGATCCGCAAAGGCGAACATCGATGCAGTCAGCATCTTCACCGGCGCAAAGAAATCCATCGTTGGACCTGTCAGCACAAAAGTTCAGGTCCCCATGATCGACAAGAGGAAGGGACAGATCCTGTCCATCACCGGAGACGAGGCACTCGTCATGGATCTCGAGACCTTCGAGAACCTCTCCATCGTTATTAACTCCGACGCGGAGCAGAAGATCGAGGAAGGAGCAGAAGTTCTGTACCTCGTCGCGATGGGCAGATACAAGTTCATGTGA
- a CDS encoding class II aldolase/adducin family protein encodes MNERYARQELVKICKMLYDRQLTVSAGGNMSVKINDSEILITPSGRNKGMLEPEDLVLIDSKGKVLSAGKPSIEHKFHLALYNMNYDTNAVVHCHPLHCVTLAVKGENIKSNITPEGVLLLGEVPMIDYYTPGSKKLVEAVKEHGQYKAMLLARHGAITQGRTLEEAYNRMEELEFQARLQLLCGEDVTDLPKREITKLSKM; translated from the coding sequence ATGAACGAGAGGTACGCCAGGCAGGAACTGGTGAAGATCTGCAAGATGCTGTACGACAGACAGCTCACGGTATCCGCCGGAGGCAACATGAGCGTCAAGATCAACGATTCCGAGATCCTCATCACCCCCTCCGGAAGGAACAAGGGCATGCTCGAACCCGAGGACCTGGTGCTCATCGATTCCAAGGGAAAGGTACTCTCCGCAGGGAAGCCCTCCATAGAGCATAAGTTCCATCTGGCACTCTACAATATGAATTACGATACCAACGCGGTGGTCCACTGCCATCCCCTGCATTGCGTCACTCTCGCGGTCAAGGGGGAGAACATCAAGAGCAACATCACGCCTGAGGGGGTGCTCCTGCTCGGAGAGGTCCCCATGATAGACTACTACACGCCGGGGTCCAAGAAACTGGTGGAGGCCGTGAAGGAGCATGGGCAGTACAAGGCCATGCTCTTGGCTAGGCACGGAGCGATCACTCAAGGGAGGACCCTGGAAGAGGCCTACAACAGGATGGAGGAATTGGAATTCCAGGCCAGGCTCCAGCTGCTCTGCGGCGAGGACGTCACCGATCTCCCCAAGAGGGAGATAACCAAACTTTCCAAGATGTGA
- a CDS encoding 2,5-diamino-6-(ribosylamino)-4(3H)-pyrimidinone 5'-phosphate reductase, with amino-acid sequence MRPFIHVNCAMSADGKIAGDDRTQVRISSDEDKTRVKGLRKQYDSILVGVGTVLADDPHLTLKDRDYDTNPIRIVIDPHGKTPVTAQVLNDRAPTIMITTERCDITWDCDKIIRAGTDTIDLDKAMEELAEMGIENILVEGGGKTISSLFRNKMVDRYTVFVGGLLIGGKDAPTPCDGDGWVAEGGIRLILEDCQMLGNGALLSFKPAYE; translated from the coding sequence ATGAGGCCATTCATCCACGTTAACTGCGCCATGTCCGCCGACGGGAAGATAGCCGGCGATGACCGCACGCAGGTACGCATCTCTTCCGATGAGGACAAGACCCGTGTTAAAGGCCTCAGGAAGCAATATGATTCAATCCTTGTAGGTGTAGGTACCGTCCTCGCCGACGACCCGCATCTCACCCTGAAAGACAGGGACTACGATACGAACCCCATCCGCATAGTCATCGACCCCCACGGAAAGACACCGGTCACCGCACAGGTCCTGAACGATCGCGCACCTACGATAATGATAACCACCGAGAGATGCGACATCACTTGGGACTGCGACAAGATCATACGCGCTGGTACAGACACTATCGACCTTGACAAGGCCATGGAGGAACTGGCGGAGATGGGCATCGAGAACATCCTTGTGGAGGGGGGAGGGAAGACCATATCTTCGCTTTTCAGGAACAAGATGGTCGACCGTTACACCGTATTCGTCGGAGGTCTCCTCATCGGCGGAAAGGATGCCCCTACTCCTTGCGACGGGGACGGATGGGTGGCCGAAGGCGGGATCAGACTAATCCTCGAGGACTGCCAAATGCTCGGAAACGGAGCCTTACTCTCCTTCAAGCCCGCCTACGAGTAA
- a CDS encoding ribosomal biogenesis protein, translating to MAILVTKWFGVFLVDERSHSIVDKRLMPKDAQAVAEKLAAVQRGGVLDEERELAALVPEKLMVGDRRQSELGKPELFDSSFLNPQKFGYDDAFMHEVMMGLGKLRTSEPVPRDKNLVQAIRNLDDQIATINLYNERLHEWYGMHFPELADYAKDSKYADLIARYGDREAIIEELGIDIQSIGADFNDNDMRAVIDLADTLYRLYDDEERTEAYIQEIVEETCPNMCAIVGGPLAARLISLSGGLERLSTLPSSTVQLLGAEKAMFRHLKSGKRPPKHGVIYQHPEVHKAPYWQRGNIARALAGKILIAAKVDQYHGEFCGDRLNEEFMARVEDIKRRYPEPPKKPQKKNKPRNRGKPRRH from the coding sequence ATGGCGATACTGGTAACGAAATGGTTCGGAGTATTCCTCGTTGACGAGAGGTCGCACAGCATCGTCGACAAGAGGCTGATGCCCAAGGACGCACAGGCGGTCGCAGAGAAACTGGCCGCCGTCCAGAGAGGAGGCGTACTCGACGAGGAGCGCGAACTGGCGGCATTGGTGCCCGAGAAGCTGATGGTAGGGGACAGGAGACAGTCCGAACTCGGAAAGCCCGAACTTTTCGATTCGTCCTTCCTAAACCCGCAGAAGTTCGGATACGACGATGCGTTCATGCACGAGGTCATGATGGGCCTCGGGAAGCTCAGGACGTCCGAACCCGTCCCCAGGGACAAGAACCTGGTCCAGGCCATAAGGAACCTGGATGACCAGATCGCCACAATCAATCTTTACAACGAAAGACTCCACGAGTGGTACGGGATGCACTTCCCCGAACTCGCCGATTACGCCAAGGACTCGAAGTATGCGGACCTGATCGCACGTTACGGCGACAGGGAGGCCATAATCGAGGAGCTGGGCATAGACATACAATCCATCGGAGCGGACTTCAACGACAACGATATGCGTGCCGTGATCGACCTCGCGGACACCCTTTACCGTCTCTATGACGACGAGGAGAGGACCGAGGCTTACATCCAGGAGATCGTCGAGGAGACCTGTCCCAACATGTGCGCCATAGTCGGCGGCCCGTTGGCTGCCAGGCTCATATCGCTCTCGGGCGGACTCGAAAGGCTCTCCACACTGCCCTCATCGACGGTCCAGCTCCTCGGAGCGGAGAAGGCCATGTTCAGGCACCTGAAATCGGGCAAGAGGCCTCCAAAGCACGGAGTCATCTATCAGCATCCCGAGGTGCACAAGGCCCCATACTGGCAGAGAGGGAACATCGCCCGTGCGCTGGCCGGGAAGATCCTCATCGCCGCCAAGGTCGACCAGTATCACGGGGAATTCTGCGGGGACAGGCTGAACGAGGAGTTCATGGCCAGGGTGGAGGACATCAAGCGCAGGTATCCCGAACCGCCCAAGAAGCCCCAGAAGAAGAACAAGCCCAGGAACAGAGGGAAACCGAGGAGACACTGA
- a CDS encoding aldehyde dehydrogenase codes for MADVPDFQTTEEGRQYETEVMIILSAEKKDYPNYFGGLKVASGREFKICSPIDPTIEYGIFQEPEEGTMEEAVGAAVKAAESWGKIAIEERARYFQAIPGVLKARRMHYAAAITVSCGMIRQDALKEVDSAIEAIERILKEATEIGKRKPMGVWAVISSPNSPFASPVAFAVAAMIAGNAVVMNPSKFCPMPIHLFYNLMEKYQLPDGVLNLIVDRKEYTTSELVDDARIAGVVATGGGDRLEDLMFMQIDDDLSFVNELKGMNPVIVYRPSDMKATVKNIMDSAFAYSGQSIFACSKVIITREDHTKFTELLAEYMKDLKTDDPVNDTTHVGPLINDAEAKRFKDLALQYMPFTIAKGMPVPKDLPENYVAPIAITGLEKEDDLNYIDTALPILNIVVVDSVDAFFQEIEDSECGQSAGLFTKDPKLIERFKNEVDVPQKFINESSRSLKPAFDARLERFVK; via the coding sequence ATGGCAGACGTTCCCGATTTCCAGACCACCGAGGAAGGCAGGCAGTATGAGACCGAGGTAATGATTATCCTCAGTGCCGAGAAGAAGGATTACCCCAACTATTTCGGGGGACTCAAGGTCGCTTCCGGCCGTGAGTTCAAGATATGCAGCCCAATCGATCCCACAATTGAGTACGGTATCTTCCAGGAGCCCGAGGAAGGCACGATGGAGGAAGCGGTCGGAGCAGCGGTAAAAGCAGCCGAATCTTGGGGAAAGATTGCCATAGAGGAGAGGGCCAGATACTTCCAGGCCATCCCAGGCGTCCTAAAGGCCAGAAGGATGCATTACGCAGCAGCGATAACGGTGAGCTGCGGAATGATCCGCCAGGATGCCTTGAAAGAGGTCGATTCGGCGATCGAAGCGATCGAGAGGATCCTGAAAGAGGCAACGGAGATCGGAAAGAGGAAGCCCATGGGTGTTTGGGCGGTCATAAGTTCGCCCAACTCGCCGTTCGCATCCCCGGTAGCGTTCGCGGTAGCGGCCATGATAGCTGGAAACGCAGTTGTGATGAACCCTTCGAAGTTCTGTCCCATGCCGATCCATCTATTCTACAACCTGATGGAGAAATACCAGCTTCCCGACGGAGTGCTGAACCTCATCGTCGACAGGAAGGAGTACACGACGTCCGAGTTAGTCGACGACGCACGCATCGCCGGAGTCGTGGCCACCGGAGGAGGGGACAGGCTCGAGGACCTGATGTTCATGCAGATCGATGACGATTTGTCATTCGTCAACGAGCTCAAGGGAATGAATCCGGTCATAGTGTACAGGCCGTCGGACATGAAGGCCACTGTGAAGAACATCATGGATTCTGCATTCGCATACAGCGGACAGAGCATATTCGCATGCTCCAAGGTCATCATTACTCGCGAGGACCATACCAAGTTCACAGAGCTCCTCGCCGAGTACATGAAGGATCTGAAGACCGACGATCCCGTCAACGATACAACCCATGTCGGACCTCTCATCAACGATGCGGAGGCCAAGAGGTTCAAGGACCTTGCGCTTCAGTACATGCCGTTCACCATCGCCAAGGGCATGCCCGTTCCAAAGGACCTTCCCGAGAACTATGTGGCACCCATAGCGATCACAGGTCTTGAAAAAGAGGACGATCTCAATTACATCGATACCGCCCTGCCCATCCTGAACATCGTCGTGGTCGATTCCGTCGATGCATTCTTCCAGGAGATCGAGGACAGCGAGTGCGGGCAGTCCGCAGGTCTGTTCACCAAGGACCCCAAGCTCATCGAGCGCTTCAAGAACGAGGTTGACGTGCCCCAGAAGTTCATCAACGAGAGCAGCCGCAGCCTGAAGCCCGCATTCGATGCCAGGCTGGAAAGGTTCGTCAAGTGA
- a CDS encoding RNA 3'-terminal phosphate cyclase, translating to MTVLEIDGSRGEGGGQMVRTSVAMATVTGITTHLTRIRENRPTNGLSKQHCAAVDAVAQMAGSTVEGNTIGSRELLFTPGNEQKYDIDMNIGTAGSLSLVLQAMMLAGRNHRKRLTVDISGGTNVMWAPPIDSYQTLLFPLMRRMGIEANVKIIDRGFYPQGGGRVITTLDPIDTIKPLDIEELGELKRISGICFSQRLPDWINRDMIVSCKKALEPYADVEFDIQKTDGDSRGAGIVLTAEFENGLLGSNALTSRGHTADKAGEDAAADLIREMTSGATMDVHTADQVLPYMAMAQGKSGFSVSRISKHLLSQMDTLESFLDVKFGVERKDNIYRFTVTPGENNEAIHPR from the coding sequence ATGACAGTCCTGGAGATCGACGGTTCAAGAGGCGAAGGTGGAGGACAGATGGTCCGCACATCAGTAGCCATGGCTACCGTCACCGGGATCACCACTCACCTCACCCGTATCAGGGAGAACAGGCCTACGAACGGCCTGTCCAAACAGCACTGTGCCGCCGTTGATGCGGTGGCCCAGATGGCTGGATCCACTGTAGAGGGTAACACCATCGGTTCCAGAGAACTTCTTTTCACTCCCGGGAACGAACAGAAGTACGATATCGATATGAACATCGGTACCGCAGGAAGCCTGAGCCTTGTCCTGCAGGCCATGATGCTGGCAGGAAGGAACCACAGGAAGAGACTGACAGTCGACATCAGCGGAGGCACCAACGTCATGTGGGCACCCCCCATCGATTCGTATCAGACACTGCTGTTCCCTCTGATGAGAAGGATGGGGATCGAGGCGAACGTCAAGATCATCGACCGCGGTTTCTACCCCCAGGGAGGAGGCCGTGTTATCACCACACTGGACCCCATCGATACCATCAAACCCCTCGACATCGAGGAACTGGGAGAACTGAAGAGGATCTCAGGGATCTGTTTCAGCCAGCGTCTCCCAGATTGGATCAACAGGGACATGATCGTCAGCTGCAAGAAGGCCCTGGAACCTTATGCGGATGTCGAATTCGACATACAGAAGACGGACGGGGACTCCCGCGGAGCTGGAATCGTCCTGACCGCGGAATTCGAGAACGGTCTCTTGGGAAGCAACGCATTGACATCCCGCGGACACACAGCGGATAAAGCTGGTGAGGACGCGGCAGCGGATCTCATCAGGGAAATGACCAGCGGAGCCACCATGGATGTCCACACGGCCGACCAGGTCCTTCCGTACATGGCGATGGCCCAGGGAAAGAGCGGATTCAGCGTTTCAAGGATCAGCAAGCACCTTCTCAGTCAGATGGATACCCTCGAATCCTTCCTGGACGTTAAGTTCGGAGTCGAGAGGAAGGACAACATCTACAGATTCACCGTAACTCCCGGGGAGAACAATGAGGCCATTCATCCACGTTAA
- a CDS encoding winged helix-turn-helix transcriptional regulator — MAEDSSRNFELYITPKGTVQVSNDVKLKILHELAEKDLSLTEIAKKVSKAQSTVSVHLDTMVEEQLISVHDDLQDSRKKYYTLISLPFGKSVDSSDESREVAFKILAKVAQDPEKMLKSLPRFIFLGFDGMGLNVDPMANILGFIHGASMSGTLNGPTLEDTVDNARNYFKQMGLGEVSIFSSKPLTIIVKDSVPLTEGAAKCLIQYCGGFFSKIMEDATGKPYEMVSSEVFGSDFNYVRFVLEPKEHRIPLLVGGLEGE; from the coding sequence ATGGCAGAGGATAGCTCCAGGAATTTTGAGTTGTACATCACTCCAAAAGGAACGGTGCAGGTCTCCAACGATGTGAAGCTGAAGATCCTGCATGAACTGGCCGAGAAGGATCTCTCTCTGACGGAGATCGCCAAGAAGGTCTCGAAGGCTCAGTCCACAGTATCGGTGCACCTCGACACAATGGTGGAAGAACAGCTCATCAGCGTCCACGACGATCTTCAGGACAGCCGTAAGAAGTACTATACCCTGATCTCGCTGCCATTCGGGAAGTCGGTGGATTCATCGGACGAATCCAGGGAGGTCGCATTCAAGATCCTGGCCAAGGTCGCCCAGGATCCCGAGAAGATGCTCAAGAGCCTCCCCCGCTTCATATTCCTAGGATTCGATGGAATGGGCCTCAACGTCGACCCCATGGCGAACATTCTTGGATTTATACACGGCGCCAGCATGTCAGGTACCCTGAACGGTCCTACTCTGGAGGATACCGTGGACAACGCCCGCAATTACTTCAAGCAGATGGGATTGGGTGAGGTCAGTATATTCTCATCTAAGCCGCTGACCATCATAGTCAAGGACAGCGTGCCACTTACCGAAGGTGCCGCGAAGTGTCTGATCCAATACTGCGGAGGATTCTTCTCCAAGATAATGGAGGATGCTACCGGGAAGCCATATGAGATGGTAAGCAGCGAGGTGTTCGGTTCCGACTTCAACTATGTGAGGTTCGTACTGGAGCCGAAGGAACACAGGATCCCCTTACTCGTAGGCGGGCTTGAAGGAGAGTAA
- the gpmA gene encoding 2,3-diphosphoglycerate-dependent phosphoglycerate mutase — protein sequence MTLVIIRHGESEWNSLNLFTGWTDVDLSEKGRTEAELAGKMLKEEGFDFDVCYTSYLKRAIHTLDIVLDEMDLEWLPVTKAWQLNERHYGALQGLNKKETAEKYGEEQVKIWRRSYDVPPPALDPDDDRNPAKQEQYRDVPAENLPLTECLKDTVARVVPYFDDVIKPRMLAGDKVIIVAHGNSLRALVKYLEDISDKDIPEVEIPNGIPLVYELDRDFNVISKRYLGDQNALT from the coding sequence ATGACTCTTGTGATCATACGTCACGGGGAGAGCGAATGGAACAGTCTGAACCTTTTCACAGGCTGGACGGATGTGGACCTCTCCGAGAAGGGAAGAACGGAAGCTGAGTTGGCCGGCAAAATGTTGAAGGAAGAGGGATTCGACTTCGATGTCTGTTACACATCGTATCTGAAACGCGCCATCCACACTCTCGATATCGTTCTGGACGAGATGGATCTCGAATGGCTCCCCGTTACCAAAGCATGGCAGCTCAATGAGAGGCATTACGGCGCCCTGCAGGGACTCAATAAGAAGGAGACTGCGGAGAAATACGGCGAGGAGCAGGTCAAGATATGGCGCAGATCCTACGATGTTCCGCCGCCGGCACTGGATCCCGACGACGATAGGAACCCCGCCAAGCAGGAACAGTACAGGGATGTCCCCGCGGAGAACCTCCCACTGACGGAGTGTCTGAAGGACACCGTTGCCAGGGTCGTCCCCTACTTCGATGACGTCATCAAACCAAGGATGCTGGCGGGCGACAAGGTCATCATCGTCGCACACGGAAACTCACTACGTGCCCTGGTAAAGTACCTGGAAGACATATCTGACAAGGATATACCCGAGGTGGAGATCCCTAACGGAATACCTCTGGTGTACGAGTTGGACAGGGATTTCAACGTCATTTCGAAGAGATATCTCGGCGACCAGAATGCACTGACTTAA
- a CDS encoding thymidylate synthase — protein sequence MDSMADGPEVIPDDFLNLDREGFRQWLVDNHETAKECRVIISGLDYPARMSYLDAVEEALCFGWIDSTHNKIEGIGNVLRLSPRRPRSRFTRLNMARCERLESLGLMTDAGRKAIPAKGFKIDRYVLKRIRNDPEVTRMIETLPKLYVEIRADNIQSVRKDDPKLYRDRMKRFMDNTRVGKMYGKWDDDGKLPHEPLFSMPE from the coding sequence ATGGATAGTATGGCGGACGGACCCGAAGTGATCCCAGACGATTTCCTGAACCTCGACAGGGAGGGTTTCAGACAATGGCTCGTCGACAACCATGAGACGGCCAAGGAATGCAGGGTCATAATCAGCGGCCTCGACTATCCGGCGAGGATGTCGTACCTGGATGCCGTAGAGGAGGCTCTGTGCTTCGGTTGGATCGATTCCACACACAACAAGATAGAAGGGATAGGCAACGTCCTGAGGCTGTCCCCCCGCAGGCCAAGGTCTAGATTCACCAGGCTCAACATGGCCAGGTGCGAGCGTCTGGAATCCCTCGGGCTGATGACCGATGCGGGCAGGAAGGCGATCCCTGCGAAAGGGTTCAAGATCGACAGGTACGTCCTGAAGAGGATAAGGAACGATCCCGAGGTGACGAGGATGATCGAGACGCTTCCGAAGCTCTATGTGGAGATCAGGGCGGACAACATACAGAGCGTACGCAAGGACGATCCCAAACTGTACCGCGACCGCATGAAGAGATTCATGGACAACACCAGGGTTGGAAAGATGTACGGCAAATGGGATGACGACGGGAAACTCCCTCATGAACCGCTCTTTTCCATGCCTGAATGA